The Listeria welshimeri serovar 6b str. SLCC5334 genome has a window encoding:
- the hisE gene encoding phosphoribosyl-ATP diphosphatase, whose product MLNDLYEEIKKRKEQPKEGSYTNYLFEKGLDKILKKVGEETTEVIIASKNNNQELVNEVADLTYHLLVLLAEKNVSLSSVQAELERREGKLSTTRDRKEIDEL is encoded by the coding sequence ATGCTAAATGATTTATATGAAGAAATCAAAAAGCGCAAAGAACAACCTAAAGAAGGTTCCTACACTAATTATCTCTTTGAAAAAGGACTAGATAAAATCCTCAAGAAAGTTGGCGAAGAAACGACCGAAGTAATTATTGCATCTAAAAACAATAACCAAGAATTAGTTAATGAAGTGGCTGATTTAACATATCATTTGCTTGTCCTCTTAGCAGAAAAAAATGTTTCTTTATCTAGTGTTCAAGCTGAATTAGAGCGCCGTGAAGGAAAACTAAGTACCACTCGTGATCGTAAAGAAATTGATGAGTTATAA
- the hisI gene encoding phosphoribosyl-AMP cyclohydrolase, which translates to MITIDFSKGLVPTIILDDHNGEVLMLAYMSEESYQKTVETGYTWFFSRSRNELWNKGATSGHTQKVKQIWTDCDNDTLLIRVNQTGPACHTGKKSCFFHLIKEGD; encoded by the coding sequence ATGATAACTATTGATTTTTCTAAAGGCCTTGTCCCTACTATTATCCTAGATGACCACAATGGTGAAGTCCTAATGCTCGCCTATATGAGTGAAGAAAGTTACCAAAAAACAGTTGAAACAGGCTATACTTGGTTTTTTTCGCGCTCTAGAAATGAACTTTGGAACAAAGGCGCAACAAGTGGACATACTCAAAAAGTTAAACAAATTTGGACCGATTGCGATAACGACACTCTGCTCATTCGTGTAAATCAAACCGGCCCGGCCTGTCATACCGGCAAAAAAAGCTGCTTTTTCCATCTTATTAAGGAGGGCGATTAA
- the hisF gene encoding imidazole glycerol phosphate synthase subunit HisF, whose amino-acid sequence MLTKRIIPCLDVTAGRVVKGVNFVSLTDVGDPVEIAKAYNEAGADELVFLDITATVELRQTMIDVVERTAEQVFIPLTVGGGISSVADMKELLQAGADKISLNSAAIKRPELIQEGAKKFGNQCIVVAIDAKWNGTNWHVFTRGGREDTGLDAVKWAKKAVGLGAGEILLTSMDGDGTKNGYDIPLTKAISEAVSVPVIASGGCGNANHMVEVFEQTSATAALAASIFHYGELSITHVKNTLLEKGVNIRP is encoded by the coding sequence ATGCTTACTAAACGAATCATTCCCTGCCTTGATGTGACAGCTGGTCGCGTTGTAAAGGGGGTAAATTTTGTTTCCTTAACAGATGTGGGCGACCCTGTCGAAATCGCCAAAGCATATAATGAAGCTGGTGCAGATGAACTTGTTTTTCTTGATATCACAGCAACCGTCGAGCTGCGTCAAACAATGATTGATGTCGTCGAACGAACCGCCGAGCAAGTCTTCATTCCGCTTACAGTTGGTGGTGGTATTAGTAGCGTGGCCGATATGAAAGAACTTCTACAAGCTGGCGCCGACAAGATTTCGCTCAATTCCGCTGCAATTAAACGTCCAGAACTCATCCAAGAAGGTGCCAAAAAATTCGGCAATCAATGTATCGTTGTGGCCATTGATGCTAAATGGAACGGCACAAATTGGCATGTTTTCACAAGAGGTGGACGAGAGGACACTGGACTGGATGCCGTTAAGTGGGCTAAAAAAGCAGTTGGCCTCGGAGCTGGCGAAATCCTGCTAACAAGTATGGACGGCGATGGTACTAAAAACGGTTATGATATTCCACTCACAAAAGCCATTTCTGAAGCAGTCTCCGTCCCCGTCATCGCTTCAGGCGGCTGTGGCAATGCCAATCATATGGTGGAAGTTTTCGAACAAACAAGCGCAACCGCCGCACTCGCCGCAAGTATTTTCCATTACGGCGAACTTAGCATTACACATGTCAAAAATACCTTACTTGAAAAAGGAGTGAATATCCGTCCATGA
- the hisA gene encoding 1-(5-phosphoribosyl)-5-[(5-phosphoribosylamino)methylideneamino]imidazole-4-carboxamide isomerase, producing the protein MQIFPAIDLKNGQCVRLFQGDFSKKMIVNEDPIAQAKAFATGGATYLHIVDLDGALEGRPVNLEIIQKMKEAATVPVQVGGGIRSLAQVDYYLDSGIDRVIIGSAALTNPDFLHAAVQKYGPKIAVGIDAKNGYVATSGWLEVSQVNYLDLAKQMEKVGVETIIYTDISRDGTLTGPNLEQMAALQKHVNIHLIASGGVSSRADLEALSQLGLYGAIAGKALYNGHISMSDVTEVENHAY; encoded by the coding sequence ATGCAAATCTTCCCTGCAATAGATTTAAAAAATGGACAATGCGTCCGACTTTTTCAAGGCGATTTTTCAAAAAAAATGATTGTCAATGAAGATCCGATTGCCCAAGCAAAAGCATTTGCCACTGGTGGTGCAACTTATTTGCATATCGTTGACTTAGACGGCGCATTAGAAGGACGTCCTGTTAATCTAGAAATCATCCAAAAAATGAAAGAAGCTGCCACTGTTCCTGTTCAAGTTGGTGGAGGTATTCGAAGTTTGGCACAAGTAGATTATTATCTTGATTCTGGCATTGACCGTGTTATTATCGGTTCTGCTGCATTAACAAATCCAGATTTTTTACACGCCGCAGTTCAAAAATACGGACCAAAAATAGCCGTTGGAATTGATGCTAAAAATGGTTATGTCGCAACGAGTGGTTGGTTAGAAGTCAGTCAAGTAAACTATTTAGATTTAGCTAAACAAATGGAGAAAGTGGGTGTAGAAACAATTATATACACCGATATTAGCCGTGATGGCACGCTAACAGGTCCTAATTTAGAACAGATGGCTGCCTTACAAAAACATGTAAACATTCATTTAATAGCCTCTGGTGGCGTGAGTAGTCGCGCTGATTTAGAAGCTCTTTCCCAACTCGGTTTATACGGAGCAATTGCGGGAAAAGCGCTTTATAATGGTCATATTTCAATGTCAGATGTCACAGAGGTGGAAAATCATGCTTACTAA
- the hisH gene encoding imidazole glycerol phosphate synthase subunit HisH yields MIVIIDYDTGNTKSISKALDFIGLQNKISSNKTEILQADGVILPGVGAYPEAMQELIRRGLDVTLKEIAVLRKPILGVCLGMQLLLESSNEHVFTRGLGLIPGYAEKLPDEPKFVIPHMGWNQLENKRITPLTKKVDGEYVYYVHSYYANCPPEYIIATSGYSVEIPGMINNGHIYGAQFHPEKSGQIGLEILKGFKEVIRSCKSSLQ; encoded by the coding sequence ATGATTGTAATTATTGATTATGATACAGGAAACACGAAGAGCATCAGTAAAGCACTTGATTTCATTGGACTACAAAACAAAATTTCTAGTAATAAAACAGAAATTTTACAAGCTGATGGAGTTATTTTGCCAGGGGTTGGAGCTTACCCAGAAGCCATGCAAGAATTGATTCGACGTGGGCTTGATGTGACATTAAAAGAAATTGCAGTATTACGCAAACCAATTCTTGGCGTTTGTCTTGGTATGCAACTTTTGCTGGAATCGAGTAACGAGCATGTCTTTACTAGAGGGCTAGGGCTTATTCCTGGTTATGCTGAAAAACTACCCGACGAACCCAAATTTGTCATTCCACACATGGGCTGGAATCAATTAGAAAATAAGCGCATAACTCCTCTCACAAAAAAAGTGGATGGTGAATATGTTTATTATGTCCATTCCTATTACGCCAATTGCCCACCAGAATACATTATTGCAACTAGTGGCTATTCTGTTGAAATTCCTGGCATGATAAATAATGGTCATATATACGGCGCTCAGTTCCATCCTGAAAAAAGCGGACAAATCGGTCTTGAAATTTTAAAAGGATTTAAGGAGGTCATTCGTTCATGCAAATCTTCCCTGCAATAG
- the hisB gene encoding imidazoleglycerol-phosphate dehydratase HisB: MRTATKTRVTAETSIELSINLDSAAESTIATGIGFLDHMLTLFAKHSRINLNVKADGDTRVDAHHTVEDVGITLGICLKEALGDKASINRYGSTYVPMDESLGFCALDLSGRSYLVFDAELTNPKLGDFDTELVEEFFQAVAFNTGMNLHLRVLYGKNTHHKIESLFKAFGRALREAITINPEIKGVNSTKGVL; this comes from the coding sequence ATGAGAACAGCAACTAAAACCAGAGTGACCGCAGAAACATCAATTGAGCTTTCCATTAACCTAGATTCAGCAGCAGAATCAACAATTGCTACTGGAATTGGATTTTTGGATCATATGCTCACCTTATTTGCCAAACACAGCAGAATTAATTTAAACGTAAAAGCAGATGGCGATACGCGTGTCGATGCGCACCATACCGTGGAAGACGTTGGCATAACGCTTGGTATATGTTTAAAAGAAGCACTGGGTGATAAAGCGAGTATTAATCGCTATGGGTCGACTTATGTCCCTATGGACGAATCACTCGGATTTTGCGCGCTGGATTTAAGCGGTCGTTCCTACCTTGTATTTGACGCTGAATTAACAAATCCTAAACTCGGCGATTTTGACACAGAATTAGTAGAAGAATTTTTCCAAGCAGTTGCCTTTAACACAGGGATGAATCTCCACCTTCGCGTTCTTTATGGCAAAAATACACATCATAAAATCGAATCACTTTTCAAAGCATTTGGTCGTGCTCTTCGTGAAGCAATCACCATTAACCCAGAAATCAAAGGCGTAAATTCTACTAAAGGGGTCCTTTAA
- the hisD gene encoding histidinol dehydrogenase yields MKRLTGTIDTILKELKNENNLSTSLQVETEVKAIIDKVKTIGDQALLDFTSQFDNVQLSELRVPNSLLQAATAKVEPAFLDALQQAKTNIESFHSKQKQHAFLDNEKDGVIRGQLIRPLETVGVYVPGGTAAYPSSVLMNVLPAKIAGVKRIVMITPPGDNGVNPYVLAAAELAGVDEIYQVGGAHGIAALAYGTESIPKVDKIVGPGNIYVATAKREVFGSVDIDMIAGPSEIVVLADETANPAFIAADLLSQAEHDILSRAILITTSEKIARQTQIEMDKQLEKLPRKAIAQKSIETNGHIIVVSSKQEMFDIMNEVAPEHLEVQLENPMNYLYQIKNAGSIFLGSYASEPLGDYFAGPNHVLPTSGTAKFFSPLGVEDFTKRSSFISYTKEALAKEKDAIVLLATKEGLDAHAKAIQIRFEEEN; encoded by the coding sequence ATGAAACGTTTAACCGGAACAATAGACACGATATTAAAGGAACTCAAAAATGAAAACAACCTTAGTACTTCACTTCAAGTGGAAACCGAGGTAAAAGCAATCATCGACAAAGTAAAAACAATTGGTGACCAAGCTTTATTGGATTTCACCTCCCAGTTTGATAACGTACAGCTAAGCGAATTACGCGTCCCAAACTCTCTCCTCCAAGCAGCTACAGCAAAAGTCGAACCCGCCTTCCTTGATGCTCTTCAGCAAGCAAAAACAAACATTGAAAGTTTCCACAGCAAGCAAAAACAACATGCTTTCCTTGATAACGAAAAAGATGGCGTCATTCGCGGACAATTGATTCGCCCACTAGAAACTGTTGGAGTTTATGTTCCCGGTGGTACAGCTGCCTATCCATCCTCTGTTTTAATGAATGTATTGCCTGCCAAAATCGCTGGAGTAAAACGCATCGTCATGATTACACCTCCTGGAGATAATGGAGTTAATCCGTACGTTTTAGCGGCGGCAGAACTAGCTGGCGTGGATGAAATTTACCAAGTTGGGGGTGCTCACGGAATCGCGGCTCTTGCTTATGGAACAGAATCTATTCCTAAAGTAGATAAAATCGTTGGTCCTGGGAATATTTATGTTGCTACTGCTAAGCGCGAAGTTTTTGGCTCAGTCGATATCGATATGATTGCTGGTCCATCCGAAATCGTTGTGCTCGCAGATGAAACCGCCAATCCCGCTTTCATAGCTGCTGACTTACTCTCCCAAGCAGAGCACGACATTTTATCCCGTGCTATCTTAATCACAACAAGTGAAAAAATCGCCCGGCAAACACAAATTGAAATGGATAAACAGCTAGAAAAACTACCTCGAAAAGCAATTGCTCAGAAATCCATTGAAACGAATGGGCACATCATTGTCGTAAGCAGTAAGCAAGAAATGTTCGATATTATGAATGAAGTCGCTCCTGAACATCTAGAAGTACAACTTGAAAATCCTATGAACTATCTCTATCAAATTAAAAACGCTGGTTCTATTTTCTTAGGAAGCTATGCCTCAGAACCACTTGGCGACTATTTTGCTGGCCCGAACCACGTCTTACCAACAAGCGGAACCGCCAAATTCTTTTCTCCACTTGGCGTAGAAGATTTCACCAAACGTTCTTCTTTTATTTCTTACACAAAAGAAGCGCTTGCTAAAGAAAAAGATGCCATAGTGCTACTTGCTACTAAAGAAGGTCTGGATGCCCACGCTAAAGCCATTCAAATTCGTTTTGAGGAGGAAAATTAA
- the hisG gene encoding ATP phosphoribosyltransferase — translation MKALKIALTKGRLERDAVALLKKAGIDCSSMLDKKRKLIFHSNSQPVSFILVKAVDVMTYVKHGVADIGIVGKDVLMEASKSHYEMLDLEIGKCQFCLASTPDFDPSNYRRKIIATKYPTVASKFFREKGEDVEIIKIEGSVEIAPVLGLADAIIDIVETGSTLKENGLLIYEKMYPISARLIVNKASLKQNKTQIFQLIDQLEQAIKEERTK, via the coding sequence ATGAAGGCTTTGAAAATCGCCTTAACGAAAGGACGGCTAGAACGAGATGCGGTTGCTCTTTTGAAGAAAGCAGGGATTGATTGTTCTTCTATGTTGGATAAAAAACGCAAACTCATTTTCCATAGTAATTCTCAACCGGTTTCTTTTATTTTAGTAAAAGCTGTTGATGTGATGACTTATGTGAAGCATGGCGTTGCAGATATTGGCATAGTTGGCAAGGATGTTTTAATGGAAGCGTCCAAATCACATTATGAAATGCTTGACCTTGAGATTGGTAAATGTCAGTTTTGTTTGGCCTCGACACCTGATTTCGATCCAAGCAACTACCGTCGAAAAATCATCGCCACTAAATATCCAACCGTTGCTTCTAAATTTTTTCGTGAAAAAGGGGAAGATGTAGAAATCATCAAGATTGAAGGCTCCGTTGAAATTGCGCCTGTACTTGGACTTGCCGATGCTATCATCGATATCGTCGAGACTGGTTCTACTTTAAAAGAAAATGGCTTACTTATTTATGAAAAAATGTATCCTATCTCAGCCCGCCTAATTGTCAATAAAGCTTCCTTAAAACAAAATAAAACGCAAATTTTCCAACTAATCGACCAATTAGAACAAGCGATAAAGGAGGAGCGTACCAAATGA
- a CDS encoding ATP phosphoribosyltransferase regulatory subunit yields the protein MNLNKNLPTGTRDKLFREAQAAYKIEQQVNHYFEKRGFKRIETPVIEFEDVFSSEHQADAKLYRFFDEKGRLTVLRPDMTLPIGRVVSTTGVTLPLKLSYSGKIFRANEDFGGEQNEQTQAGIELVGYPSIKAEIECILSGIGVLNALEIPNFQIELGHAAIYRRVIHLLNLPETAEIDFRLLIQNKSLTGIQQFVANNPSTLDDFILALPRLFGPAKAILKQAKNLTTDKGILTALSEMETIVEAVSYTADISVDLGLVQDFHYYTGIIFRGYADLAADNFLSGGRYDHLLEQFTSFSSPAVGLALNLDSLTTLQNRAGIIKKQAPTILLIHYDLDALPQAEKLMQETPNSELSFFDTSTNAISFAQKWHIPTVVHVSNQGIQTIFQKEADL from the coding sequence ATGAACTTAAATAAGAACTTGCCAACTGGAACTCGAGATAAACTCTTTCGTGAAGCCCAAGCTGCATACAAAATTGAACAACAAGTGAATCATTATTTTGAGAAACGCGGATTTAAACGTATTGAAACACCTGTTATTGAATTTGAAGATGTCTTTTCCTCTGAACATCAAGCGGATGCAAAGTTATATCGTTTCTTTGATGAAAAAGGTCGATTGACGGTTCTTCGGCCAGATATGACACTTCCAATTGGTCGAGTCGTTAGTACAACTGGTGTCACGCTTCCTTTAAAACTTTCTTATAGCGGAAAAATCTTTCGTGCAAATGAAGACTTTGGTGGCGAACAAAACGAACAAACACAAGCCGGAATTGAACTTGTCGGCTATCCTTCGATTAAAGCAGAGATTGAATGTATTTTAAGTGGAATTGGGGTCTTAAATGCGTTAGAAATTCCGAATTTTCAAATTGAACTTGGACATGCAGCTATTTATAGACGTGTCATCCACCTTTTAAACCTTCCTGAAACTGCTGAAATCGATTTTCGACTATTGATTCAAAATAAAAGTTTAACTGGCATTCAACAATTTGTTGCCAATAATCCAAGCACACTCGATGATTTTATTTTAGCGTTACCCCGATTATTTGGACCTGCAAAGGCTATTTTAAAACAAGCAAAAAACTTAACAACAGATAAAGGAATTTTGACAGCACTGAGCGAAATGGAAACTATCGTAGAAGCTGTTTCTTACACAGCAGATATTAGTGTCGATTTAGGACTCGTGCAAGATTTTCATTATTATACAGGTATTATTTTCAGAGGATATGCTGACCTTGCTGCTGATAATTTTTTAAGTGGCGGTCGTTATGATCACTTACTAGAACAATTCACAAGCTTTTCCTCTCCAGCAGTTGGTTTAGCACTTAATCTCGACTCCCTCACAACATTACAAAACCGCGCTGGTATTATCAAAAAACAAGCTCCTACAATTCTTTTAATCCACTACGATCTAGATGCACTTCCACAAGCCGAAAAACTCATGCAAGAAACACCAAATAGCGAATTAAGTTTTTTTGATACATCCACAAACGCCATCTCTTTTGCCCAAAAATGGCACATTCCGACCGTTGTCCATGTTTCTAACCAAGGTATTCAGACTATTTTTCAAAAGGAGGCAGACTTATGA
- the hisJ gene encoding histidinol-phosphatase HisJ — protein sequence MKRDGHTHTEFCPHGTHDDVEEMVLKAIELDFDEYSIVEHAPLSSEFMKNTAGDSKAVTTASMAMSDLPYYFKKMNHIKKKYASDLFIHIGLEVDYLIGYEDFTRDFLNEYGPQTDDGVLSLHFLEGQGGFRSIDFSAEDYNEGIVQFYGGFEQAQLAYLEGVKQSIEADLGLFKPRRIGHISLCQKFQQFFGVSTPDFSEEVMEEFQAILALVKKRDYELDFNTAGLFKPLCGETYPPKEIVTLASELKIPFVYGSDSHGVQDIGRGYNTYCQK from the coding sequence ATGAAAAGAGACGGGCACACGCATACCGAATTTTGTCCACATGGTACGCATGATGATGTGGAGGAAATGGTTTTAAAAGCGATTGAACTTGATTTTGATGAGTATTCTATTGTTGAACATGCACCGCTTTCGAGTGAGTTTATGAAAAATACTGCTGGTGATAGCAAAGCCGTAACGACCGCAAGTATGGCAATGAGTGATCTGCCTTATTATTTTAAAAAAATGAACCATATAAAGAAAAAATATGCGAGCGATTTATTCATACATATTGGATTGGAAGTAGATTATTTGATTGGTTATGAGGATTTTACGCGAGATTTTTTAAATGAGTATGGACCACAAACTGATGATGGCGTGTTGTCCTTACATTTTTTAGAAGGGCAAGGTGGATTTCGTTCGATTGATTTTTCGGCGGAAGATTATAATGAAGGAATTGTGCAATTTTATGGTGGATTTGAACAAGCGCAACTTGCTTATTTGGAAGGTGTGAAACAGTCGATTGAAGCGGATTTAGGTCTATTTAAACCGCGGAGGATAGGACATATTTCATTGTGTCAGAAGTTTCAACAGTTTTTTGGAGTAAGTACACCTGATTTTTCAGAAGAAGTAATGGAAGAATTTCAAGCGATTCTTGCTCTAGTGAAAAAGCGCGATTATGAGCTTGATTTTAATACGGCGGGCCTATTTAAGCCACTTTGCGGAGAAACTTACCCACCTAAAGAAATCGTGACTTTAGCTAGTGAGTTAAAGATTCCATTTGTATATGGATCTGATTCGCATGGTGTTCAAGATATTGGTCGTGGTTATAACACTTATTGCCAAAAATGA
- a CDS encoding MGMT family protein has product MIPADFEVRVYTVVRQIPRGKVTTYGQIAYMIGFPKNARLVGATLKHSKRDQITPCHRVVNAAGRLVPGWEEQRELLLLEGITFKENGHVKMKDHFWQ; this is encoded by the coding sequence ATGATTCCAGCAGATTTTGAAGTTCGCGTTTATACGGTCGTGCGCCAAATTCCGCGCGGCAAAGTAACAACATATGGTCAAATCGCCTATATGATTGGCTTTCCCAAAAATGCAAGACTCGTTGGTGCAACATTAAAACATTCAAAGCGCGACCAAATTACACCTTGTCATCGTGTTGTAAATGCAGCTGGTCGCCTCGTCCCGGGTTGGGAAGAACAACGCGAACTGCTTCTATTAGAAGGTATTACATTTAAAGAAAATGGACATGTCAAAATGAAAGATCATTTTTGGCAATAA
- a CDS encoding nucleoid-associated protein, producing the protein MPDFSYAKITKLVVHFAGNKAREEGTEVSANVLADIGSEMNQTLASIFLEPFTKDEYFKFTHETDLDFNEVRTFASNMFLQEEEFLDESKKILEHLYSETTHPNIKSGDVWIFFIEGCVVDGDFTNGIGIFKVENKEVFLKNDFNGREFQIGYDKGITGTDLDKGCLIFNVDHDTGNKVLILDRLNRGDSVYWKDKFLSIDKITDEKFYTEGFVEVCTDYIKQREESLLDKSNFVKATTEYLAGEETLNIAEFARTTIEKPEEITEFNTMIDTFERENNVRFPETFQLDEEKREKLSKKIRKTIKLGKNISVVVKDLEQLEETDFVQGYDEEKGKNYMIVYYD; encoded by the coding sequence ATGCCAGATTTTTCTTACGCGAAAATTACGAAGCTCGTGGTCCATTTTGCTGGAAATAAAGCGAGAGAAGAGGGAACAGAAGTCTCGGCGAATGTGCTCGCTGATATTGGTTCAGAAATGAATCAAACGCTAGCTTCTATTTTCTTAGAGCCATTTACAAAAGATGAATATTTTAAGTTTACGCATGAAACTGATTTGGACTTTAATGAAGTCCGTACTTTTGCTAGCAACATGTTTCTCCAAGAGGAGGAATTTTTGGATGAATCCAAGAAAATTCTAGAACATTTATATAGCGAAACAACCCACCCGAATATTAAAAGTGGTGATGTATGGATTTTCTTTATTGAGGGTTGTGTAGTTGATGGAGATTTTACGAATGGTATAGGAATTTTCAAAGTCGAAAACAAAGAAGTCTTTCTAAAAAATGATTTTAACGGCAGAGAATTTCAAATTGGTTATGATAAAGGTATTACCGGAACAGATTTAGATAAAGGTTGTTTGATTTTTAATGTAGATCATGACACGGGAAATAAAGTCCTAATTTTGGACCGGCTGAACCGTGGTGATTCTGTTTATTGGAAAGATAAATTTTTAAGCATTGATAAAATAACAGACGAGAAATTTTATACAGAAGGATTTGTAGAAGTTTGTACAGATTACATAAAGCAACGGGAGGAGTCACTACTTGATAAATCTAATTTTGTTAAAGCGACAACGGAATATTTAGCTGGAGAAGAAACGTTGAACATTGCTGAATTTGCTCGTACAACGATTGAAAAACCGGAAGAAATTACCGAATTTAACACGATGATCGATACGTTTGAGCGTGAAAATAATGTCCGTTTTCCAGAAACTTTTCAGTTAGATGAAGAAAAACGCGAAAAATTATCAAAAAAAATCCGCAAAACGATTAAACTAGGCAAAAATATTTCCGTTGTCGTGAAAGACTTAGAACAACTAGAAGAAACAGATTTTGTCCAAGGATACGACGAAGAAAAAGGGAAAAATTACATGATTGTTTATTATGATTAA
- a CDS encoding NCS2 family permease, with amino-acid sequence MDKFFKLRENKTTVRTEILAGLTTFLSMAYVLFVNPSMLATTGMELKAVFVATILASVVGSLAMGLIANYPIGLAPGMGLNAFFAYTVCAQWGIPWQTALAGVLVSGLVFICLTLSGLREKIVNAIPTELKFAVGAGIGFFIAFLGLKNAGIIVPNDSTIVALGNLHSGPVLLAVFGIVVTVAYMTIGWKGAIFFGMATTAIAGMLFGLIDVPTQVVSSVPSMAPTFGQAIIHLPDIFTPQMLIVILTFFFIDFFDTAGTLVAVATQAGFVKDNKIPRAGRSLFSDSLATVFGAIFGTSTTTSYVESTAGVAVGGRTGLTAVVVAICFSLSLFFSPLLGVITSAVTTPALVIVGILMIGNVAHIDWTKFEVAVPSFFVILMMVLTFSIATGIAIGFIFYPITMVLKGRYKEVHPIMYVMMLLFILYFMFVV; translated from the coding sequence ATGGATAAATTTTTCAAACTACGCGAGAACAAGACGACTGTTCGAACAGAAATACTCGCGGGGCTAACGACTTTCTTGTCAATGGCTTATGTGCTTTTCGTCAACCCATCTATGCTTGCTACAACTGGAATGGAGTTAAAAGCCGTTTTTGTGGCAACCATTTTAGCTTCTGTTGTCGGTTCACTAGCAATGGGACTAATCGCTAATTACCCAATTGGACTTGCTCCTGGTATGGGTCTAAATGCATTTTTCGCTTATACGGTTTGTGCACAGTGGGGCATACCATGGCAAACTGCATTAGCTGGTGTGCTTGTTTCTGGATTAGTCTTCATTTGTTTAACTCTTTCGGGACTTCGAGAAAAAATCGTTAATGCTATTCCAACTGAACTAAAATTCGCCGTTGGTGCTGGAATTGGTTTTTTTATTGCCTTTTTAGGACTTAAAAATGCTGGAATTATCGTGCCAAATGATTCTACGATTGTAGCGCTTGGCAACTTGCATTCTGGACCAGTTTTACTTGCGGTTTTTGGGATTGTTGTGACAGTAGCTTATATGACAATTGGTTGGAAAGGCGCGATTTTCTTTGGAATGGCAACAACTGCTATTGCCGGAATGCTATTTGGCTTGATTGATGTGCCAACTCAAGTAGTTTCTTCTGTACCAAGTATGGCGCCAACGTTTGGACAAGCAATCATTCACTTGCCTGATATTTTTACACCACAAATGCTCATTGTAATATTGACATTTTTCTTCATTGATTTCTTTGATACTGCAGGGACACTTGTTGCAGTTGCAACACAAGCTGGTTTTGTAAAAGATAATAAAATCCCACGTGCTGGTCGTTCATTATTTTCTGACTCGCTCGCAACTGTTTTTGGTGCGATTTTCGGAACATCCACAACTACTTCTTATGTTGAATCTACTGCCGGAGTTGCGGTCGGTGGTCGGACTGGTTTGACTGCCGTTGTAGTTGCTATCTGTTTCTCCTTGTCATTATTCTTCTCGCCGCTTCTTGGCGTAATTACGAGTGCTGTTACAACTCCTGCACTTGTTATCGTTGGTATTTTAATGATTGGTAATGTCGCTCATATTGACTGGACTAAATTTGAAGTGGCTGTTCCATCGTTTTTCGTTATTTTGATGATGGTACTTACTTTTTCTATCGCAACTGGTATCGCAATTGGTTTCATTTTCTATCCAATAACAATGGTACTTAAAGGTCGCTATAAAGAAGTTCATCCAATTATGTATGTGATGATGTTGCTGTTTATATTGTACTTTATGTTTGTCGTTTAG